In the Pontibacillus sp. HMF3514 genome, GTCTTGTAGAGCTCTTCTCGCAAGATCCTCATTACCAGCTTCAATGGCTTTTTCAGCCTGTTCTTGTCGTTTGTCTGCAAGCGATTGAGCGTCGTCATATTTACGCTTCAACATCTTCTCATTTGCAATTTGCTTAGCTACTGCACTTTCAGCCTCTCGAATATCACTTTCCATATCTCGCATAAATTGTTCTAGCATTTTAACAGGATCTTCAGCTTTATCTAGCATAGCATTTAATTCAGAATTCACAACAGTACTAACACGCTTGAAAAATTTAAACATTTCGTTTTCCTCCTTTTATAATTAAAAGAAATAACTTAGATTTTAGGGTTTCTTATGACCCAGCCAATATTTTAATCTCGTATTCCTCAATAGAATGCCCTACACTTACCTCTGTTTCAGTCCCCCATGTTTCAACACTTAAATACTCTTCCTCATTTTCATCACAATAATCAGCGTAATGTGTGGTCTTCCCGTGAATGTTTTCACTTCGACCTTGCCCTAGTACTTGAGCTTTTCCTTCTTCATCAAGGTAAAATGTCTTCCCATCATATTCAAGCTTTTTAGGGAATGGTTCAGAAACAGGAAGTTTTACAGATTTGTATATACCAAGCTCCAATTCCTCATCCATCTCTGCAGAAAGCCAAATAGAGTTTCTGCCTTCTAGCAGTTGATAAGAGTACCACTCATATGAACCATCGCGATAAGTGATTTTTCCTACCACTTCATAATCCACTAAATCATACGTCACGATATCTCCCACTTCTATATTTAAGGGAGTACGTTCTTTTATCT is a window encoding:
- a CDS encoding DUF4178 domain-containing protein; translated protein: MGLFSRLFSKDKDRNQPQIKERTPLNIEVGDIVTYDLVDYEVVGKITYRDGSYEWYSYQLLEGRNSIWLSAEMDEELELGIYKSVKLPVSEPFPKKLEYDGKTFYLDEEGKAQVLGQGRSENIHGKTTHYADYCDENEEEYLSVETWGTETEVSVGHSIEEYEIKILAGS